Below is a window of Lodderomyces elongisporus chromosome 3, complete sequence DNA.
TAAACACAACTcaaaatccaaatccaaatccaatTCCAATTCTAAATCTAAAACCAAATCGACTGTGAATGACACTGATAATTACAATACAACATATGACGAATCATTTCAATCTGATGAACAGGAAACCGATACAGAGGAAGAATTAGAAGAAGAGGCcgatgacgacgacgacgaagaTGAATATCAAGAAGGCGcagacgatgatgatgaggaagaTGAGTACTCTAACGACCTGGAATTTACGGACTTGGATCAAGACTCGCTTTTAGATTCGACCCTTATGTCCGAGACATTTAATTCTGGAGCAGAAGAAGTCACAACGTCAGGTAATGAACCAATATTAAACTATGGAAACCAGAGAGGGGATCAAAAACCACGTTCAAATACTATAGGCGACAATACAGTACCGCGCAACTATGACACCAATTTCTTGGAGAGTCAAACCTCTTCTGCTGAGTTGACTTCCTTCCGCAACAGAGCATTTACGAATTTGTCCATGACACCTGCACCAACATTGACTTTTACCAAACGCGATCCAAAGCAAATGACTGCCGCAGctacaacagcaacaacaacaacaacaacaacagcagcagcagcagcttcCCCAACCTCTGTGTTATCTTCGTTGCCATCAAATAAAGTTTCAAAATTGAGTTTGGTATTCAATTCGAAGCTCAAATCTCCAAATACCAATCCACTTCAGTTTTATGGATTTGTTGGACGAGTCGACACAGCTACACAGTCATCTGCAACAGTTAATGTGTTTGTCCCACCAAGGACAGCTCCCGTGATTCGTGATCTCAAACTCAACAGTCTGGCTTCCATTTCTGACTGCATAGGCTTTATATTGTACACATTATTTGCCGGATTAAACATAAAGGATGTCAAGGACTTTACTAATTTGGACCCAAACACGTGGCGACTAGAACTCGTGGATGAGGATGGTGATACTTACGGAGCTTTTGGAATTTTAGATAGAGGAAGggctttttcttcttacaACTGCCCAAGAGATATTGCTCTTTGTAAAGTTGAAAATCCAGCCGAAGTGCGCAAGAATGAAAGGGATACACCAATATTGCCGGAAGTGAAGGATGCCATAGAGCAGGCTAAAAATACTGAACAAACTTTGCAAGATGGTGAACGTCCAGCCGTAGCGCTGAGGGCAACACTGCATCTGGGTATGAAACATGGCGCGGGTTTGGGTCTGGATCTGGGTCTAGGCCAGAGTAGTATTCCAGAGGAAAAGTTTCTGATTATGGTATATGAGTATGATAGTAGTGGAATTCCGGAAAAAGTTGCGTTCTCGGCTCCAAGGGTATATAATATGGGACAAGTGTTGAAAGAGTTTTGTTCGAGCAGGGGGCTAATCACAGCAAAGTATAGATTTAAGGTGCAAACTCAGCACGTTTCGCAAACCCGTTTTGTAAAGGATGTTGAAATGTGTGGTGATCTTCCACTGAGGGAACTAGTGTTGGTTCCTTCTGATTTTAGTCTCGTAACCGGCAATTCCTTATTTAATAACAGTGCTGGCAAGGCAACCTCGAATATAACACCTGCTGAGCTCACATTACCCCGTATCACACCAACAAATGATCAATTGGGAAGAAAAGATGAGATTGAAGACAACGCAATGTTAACCCATGATGTGAGTGCGATTTCCAAGAGGCCAGTTCGTGAGGGGACTAACTCTTCTGTTATTAAAGGTAATTCGGCCAATACAAACAAGTACTTGGAAGAGCTTATTTCTGGATTCAACCCGCAGTTGCCAATTAATACCAACTCCATATATTTCAAATGGACGGTAACAAAGACGAATAgcaagatgaagaaaatgaagttGAAAACGTATAATCAAAGAATGTTTATAATTGACGGTGACTATATACATTTGACTCCACCTGACTATTTAAATAGCGGAACTGAACCAGGAGGTGGTCTCGGCCAGCATCACAACTTTAACCACCATAATCTCAATCACCAATATATAAGGAGTGCACGTAAGCAGCTGTTGAAAACATATTCTTTCCATATAACTCAAGTGTTGAGACTGAAACAGTATTCAAAATCACCTGATCATTTTCGAATCCTCGTGCAGAAACAACAGTTTGATAATGGCACTGCAATTTTATCGAAAgaaatgatgaagaaattCTACTTGATTGCACAATCAGAATCTGAATGTTGTGA
It encodes the following:
- the AVO1 gene encoding Component of a membrane-bound complex containing the Tor2p kinase, whose translation is MELRSRRFSEKDVESINPSIDERDEHHNSNEMQNLNDSDPSHEMIGTHEFYLDQNEIRDSSTPREASVEVPQEKGGWVARNINFGSRNHAKSPPTDNQNRSKIANFRPKTNFPISKLFHPIRRATSDSDSSDDDPTKRRTALPSNGPKLPKRLENNREDRSSTIIEGNESSTDIATIDSDFGVPVDSKGQVLNNSYNSSFASNTKNYSNSKHKFKHNSKSKSKSNSNSKSKTKSTVNDTDNYNTTYDESFQSDEQETDTEEELEEEADDDDDEDEYQEGADDDDEEDEYSNDSEFTDLDQDSLLDSTLMSETFNSGAEEVTTSGNEPILNYGNQRGDQKPRSNTIGDNTVPRNYDTNFLESQTSSAELTSFRNRAFTNLSMTPAPTLTFTKRDPKQMTAAATTATTTTTTTAAAAASPTSVLSSLPSNKVSKLSLVFNSKLKSPNTNPLQFYGFVGRVDTATQSSATVNVFVPPRTAPVIRDLKLNSSASISDCIGFILYTLFAGLNIKDVKDFTNLDPNTWRLELVDEDGDTYGAFGILDRGRAFSSYNCPRDIALCKVENPAEVRKNERDTPILPEVKDAIEQAKNTEQTLQDGERPAVASRATSHSGMKHGAGLGSDSGLGQSSIPEEKFSIMVYEYDSSGIPEKVAFSAPRVYNMGQVLKEFCSSRGLITAKYRFKVQTQHVSQTRFVKDVEMCGDLPSRELVLVPSDFSLVTGNSLFNNSAGKATSNITPAELTLPRITPTNDQLGRKDEIEDNAMLTHDVSAISKRPVREGTNSSVIKGNSANTNKYLEELISGFNPQLPINTNSIYFKWTVTKTNSKMKKMKLKTYNQRMFIIDGDYIHLTPPDYLNSGTEPGGGLGQHHNFNHHNLNHQYIRSARKQSLKTYSFHITQVLRSKQYSKSPDHFRILVQKQQFDNGTAILSKEMMKKFYLIAQSESECCEIISKLKWVLQVYKSSTSEI